In bacterium, one genomic interval encodes:
- a CDS encoding type Z 30S ribosomal protein S14, with amino-acid sequence MAKKSLIAKANRPAKYKVRAYNRCRRCGRPRAYYRKFGVCRLCFRQLALLGDLPGVMKSSW; translated from the coding sequence TTGGCCAAGAAGTCGCTGATCGCCAAGGCCAACCGGCCGGCAAAGTACAAGGTGCGGGCGTACAACCGCTGCCGTCGCTGCGGCCGGCCGCGGGCCTACTATCGGAAGTTCGGCGTCTGCCGCCTCTGCTTCCGCCAGCTGGCGCTGCTGGGGGATCTGCCGGGCGTGATGAAGTCGAGCTGGTAA